From Cellulophaga lytica DSM 7489, a single genomic window includes:
- a CDS encoding GH3 auxin-responsive promoter family protein, with translation MSIPFVNSIASWLLKKRYHQIELFLKYPAEVQEEVMFKLLSIAKDTEVGRQYNFASITNYKEFAERLPIVSYEEVEPFIERTRKGEQNIFWPTSIKWFAKSSGTTNAKSKFIPVSSEALEDCHYKSGKDLLCLYLNNNENSQLFTGKSLRLGGSKELYEDNGSFFGDLSAILIDNMPFWAELSSTPSNKVSLMSEWETKLNAIINESKLENVTSLAGVPSWMLVLLNNMLEQTGKNHLFEIWENLEVYFHGGVSFSPYKDQYKALLPRKQFNYYEIYNASEGFFAIQDRNNADDLLLMLDYGIFYEFIPMDSYGLEDQKVVALWDVELHKNYAIIITTNAGLWRYKIGDTVRFTSVSPYRIKITGRTKHHINVFGEELIIENAEESLKKVCKKTGAQIKDYTVAPIFMVGKEKGAHEWIIEFRKEPKDVNHFTELLDNALKSLNSDYEAKRYNNITLTMPKVHSARENLFYDWLKDRNKLGGQHKIPRLSNKRVYIDELLLMNK, from the coding sequence ATGTCAATACCTTTTGTTAATTCTATTGCTTCTTGGTTGCTTAAAAAGCGGTATCATCAAATAGAACTCTTTTTAAAATACCCAGCTGAGGTTCAGGAAGAAGTAATGTTTAAACTGCTTAGTATTGCTAAAGATACCGAAGTTGGTAGGCAATATAATTTTGCTTCTATTACCAATTACAAAGAATTTGCAGAGCGTTTACCAATAGTTTCTTATGAAGAAGTAGAGCCTTTTATAGAGCGAACTAGAAAAGGAGAGCAAAATATTTTTTGGCCTACAAGTATAAAATGGTTTGCTAAAAGTAGTGGTACTACCAATGCTAAAAGTAAGTTTATACCTGTAAGTTCAGAGGCTTTGGAAGATTGTCATTACAAGTCTGGTAAAGATTTGTTGTGTTTATACCTTAATAATAATGAAAACTCCCAATTATTTACAGGAAAAAGTTTGCGCTTGGGTGGTAGTAAAGAGTTGTATGAAGATAACGGTAGTTTTTTTGGAGATTTATCTGCTATTTTAATTGATAATATGCCTTTTTGGGCAGAATTGAGTAGTACGCCAAGTAACAAGGTGTCTTTAATGAGTGAGTGGGAGACTAAGTTAAATGCAATTATTAATGAAAGTAAGTTAGAAAACGTTACCAGTTTGGCTGGTGTGCCTTCTTGGATGTTGGTGTTGTTAAATAATATGTTAGAGCAAACAGGTAAAAATCATTTGTTTGAGATTTGGGAAAACCTAGAAGTGTATTTTCATGGAGGAGTAAGTTTTAGTCCGTATAAAGACCAGTATAAAGCACTGTTGCCTCGTAAGCAATTTAATTACTACGAAATATACAATGCATCTGAAGGCTTTTTTGCAATACAAGACAGAAACAATGCGGATGATTTATTGCTTATGCTTGACTATGGCATTTTTTATGAATTTATACCAATGGATTCTTATGGCTTAGAAGACCAGAAAGTGGTAGCGTTGTGGGATGTTGAGTTGCATAAAAACTATGCAATTATAATTACAACTAATGCTGGTTTATGGCGTTACAAAATAGGAGATACGGTAAGGTTTACTTCTGTTAGTCCGTATAGAATTAAAATTACTGGTCGTACAAAGCACCATATAAATGTTTTTGGAGAGGAGTTAATTATAGAAAATGCTGAAGAATCTCTAAAAAAGGTGTGTAAAAAAACAGGAGCACAGATAAAAGATTATACAGTTGCTCCAATATTTATGGTAGGTAAAGAAAAAGGAGCTCACGAGTGGATTATAGAATTTAGAAAGGAGCCTAAAGATGTTAATCATTTTACAGAATTGTTAGATAATGCTTTAAAATCTTTAAATTCTGATTATGAAGCCAAGCGTTATAATAATATTACGCTAACAATGCCTAAAGTACACAGTGCCAGAGAGAATCTTTTTTATGACTGGTTAAAAGATAGAAACAAATTAGGAGGACAACATAAAATACCTAGATTGTCTAATAAAAGGGTCTATATCGATGAATTGCTTCTAATGAACAAATAA